CGGTGACCGCGCCCGCGAGCGCGCCGGCCGCGAGACATACACCCGCCCACAGGAAACCCGACCAGCCGAGGGAGTCCCGCAGGACGAGCGGCAGCAAGGCGACCAAGGCTCCGCCGAACAGGCCGCGGAGCCCGTAGAACTCGGTGCGCCGCACGCGGATCTGCCTCGAGACATCGGCGACCGCGACCTTCAGAATCGTCAGGTCGGGCATGCGCCCTCCTCGACGCGCTAGCGGAGAAAGACCTCTTTCTCCGTCGCGCTCACGTTCTCGGCCGCCTCGATGATCTGCGCGATGAGCCGGTCCACATCCACGCCCTCTGCCTCGCCCTCGAAATTGAGGATGATCCGATGACGCAGGGCCGGCAGCGCCATCGCGCGCAGGTCCTCCACGCTGACGTTGTAGCGCCCTTCGCTGAGCGCGCGCACCTTGGCGCCGAGGACGAGGGCCTGCGCTCCCCGCGGGCTCGCGCCGTAGCGGACGAAGCGCCGGGTCTGCTCCGGCGCGCGCTCCCACTGCGGGTGGCTCGCCAGGACGATGAGGGCCGCCAGGTCCCGCACGTGCGAGGCGATGGGCACCTCGCGCACGAGCTCGCGGAAGGCGAGCGCGCGCGGCCCCGTCATCACGCGCTGCACGCTGACCTCACGCACCTGGGTCGTCCGGTCGATGATCTCCGTCAGGTCCTCGAGCGCCGGGTACCGGACCCGCAGCTTGAAGAGGAAGCGGTCGAGCTGGGCCTCGGGCAGCGGATAGGTGCCCTCCATCTCGATCGGGTTCTGCGTCGCCAGGACGAAGAACGGCTGCGGCAGCGGATGCGCGGTGCCCGAGATCGTCACGGCGCCCTCCTGCATGCCCTCGAGGAGCGCCGACTGTGTCTTCGGCGTGGCGCGGTTGACCTCGTCGGCCAGCAGGATGTGGGCGAAGATGGGCCCCCGCTGGAACTGGAAGTGCTTCCGCCCGCCCTCGTCCTCCAGGATCATGTTGGTGCCCATGATGTCGCCGGGCATGAGGTCGGGCGTGAACTGGATCCGAGAAAAGGAGAGATCGAGGCTCTCGGACAGCGTCTTGATGAGGAGCGTCTTGCCGAGCCC
This genomic window from Candidatus Rokuibacteriota bacterium contains:
- a CDS encoding MoxR family ATPase; the protein is MPQSLTPPQTQEQRVQEFVADFETLRGEVHKVIVGHDDVIAHVLIGLFAGGHVLLEGVPGLGKTLLIKTLSESLDLSFSRIQFTPDLMPGDIMGTNMILEDEGGRKHFQFQRGPIFAHILLADEVNRATPKTQSALLEGMQEGAVTISGTAHPLPQPFFVLATQNPIEMEGTYPLPEAQLDRFLFKLRVRYPALEDLTEIIDRTTQVREVSVQRVMTGPRALAFRELVREVPIASHVRDLAALIVLASHPQWERAPEQTRRFVRYGASPRGAQALVLGAKVRALSEGRYNVSVEDLRAMALPALRHRIILNFEGEAEGVDVDRLIAQIIEAAENVSATEKEVFLR